Proteins co-encoded in one Chroicocephalus ridibundus chromosome 6, bChrRid1.1, whole genome shotgun sequence genomic window:
- the LZTS2 gene encoding leucine zipper putative tumor suppressor 2 gives MAIVQTLPVPLEAAAEGAAQLRAAPGSPPAAMGSVSSLLPGRPRHDRPGQPCDGGLPTASFRKQEGLLRATPRDPLSPEEPHAAVPSVTHAYANGGFCGDWLDAPSPTSPCSDSDEPRDDRALSGHLRGPPPKLVPVSGKLEENVEKTLIRPMAFKPVVPKLRSAQAAARPGLSESQVSLTHLLGAEKPGSLSCRASTLSDSGRNSLSSLPTYSTGCSQHPEAGALPATPHGPPDPPGGCRPSNSDSGRSSSSKSTGSLSGRGRPSSESGSCGRSPLPGEEAMLVRELEDKLREREAELRLLRDSLDENEVAICQVYEEKQRRCEQELEGLRQRCAAQARQAAQAAQRGQQVLQLQVLQLQQEKKQLQEDLAQLLQERELLERRCASFQRERTEMAPRLEETKWEVCQKSGEISLLKQQLKEAQAELAQRGAELLGLRAQLREARAQLQAGERRAQGLQEAARLKALELEVCANELQRRKSEADLFRAKAGRLEQEVAGLREAARGQCPPPGDGFPPPGEGCPQPDEEPRGGAGLRRQLERLRAEVALERRRGQEQRDAFEQERGTWQGEKERVIRYQKQLQYSYIQMYRRNRRLEQRLQHLRLQGEDPPPEPCDPPGPDPPFEEITATEI, from the exons atggccatCGTGCAGACGCTGCCGGTGCCCCTCgaggctgctgctgagggggCTGCGCAGCTCCGTGCCGCCCCGGGCTCGCCCCCCGCCGCCATGGGCAGCGTCAGCAGCCTCctgcccggccggccccgccacGACCGCCCCGGCCAGCCCTGTGATGGGGGGCTCCCCACTGCCTCCTTCCGCAAGCAGGAGGGGCTGCTCCGGGCCACCCCTCGGGACCCCCTGTCCCCTGAGGAGCCCCACGCGGCTGTGCCCAGTGTCACCCACGCCTACGCCAATGGGGGCTTCTGTGGTGACTGGCTCGACGccccctctcccaccagccccTGCAGCGACTCGGATGAGCCCCGTGATGACCGAGCCCTGAGTGGCCACCTGCGGGGGCCGCCCCCCAAGCTCGTCCCCGTCTCTGGCAAACTGGAGGAG AACGTGGAGAAGACCCTGATCCGCCCCATGGCCTTCAAGCCAGTGGTGCCCAAGCTCCGGAGCGCCCAGGCGGCCGCACGCCCGGGGCTCTCGGAGAGCCAGGTGAGCCTCACCCACTTGCTGGGTGCCGAGAAGCCCGGCTCCCTGAGCTGCCGCGCCAGCACCCTCTCGGACTCGGGGCGCAActccctctccagcctgcccaccTACAGCACGGGCTGCAGCCAGCACCCCGAGGCGGGCGCCCTGCCGGCCACCCCCCATGGTCCCCCCGACCCGCCGGGGGGCTGCCGCCCCTCCAACTCGGATAGCGGGCGCTCGTCCTCCAGCAAGAGCACGGGCTCGCTGAGCGGCCGCGGCCGGCCTTCCTCGGAAAGCGGCTCCTGCGGGCGCTCGCCCTTGCCCGGCGAGGAGGCCATGCTGGTGCGGGAGCTGGAGGACAAGCTGCGGGAGAGGGAGGCCGAGCTGCGGCTCCTGCGCGACAGCCTGGACGAGAATGAGGTGGCCATCTGCCAG gtgtATGAGGAGAAGCAGCGTCGCTgcgagcaggagctggagggccTGCGGCAGCGCTGTGCGGCCCAGGCGCGGCAGGCGGCCCAGGCGGCGCAGCgagggcagcaggtcctgcagctccaggtgctgcagctgcagcaggagaagaagcagctgcaggaggacttggcccagctgctgcaggagcgggagctgctggagcgacGCTGCGCCTCCTTCCAGCGCGAGCGCACCGAGATGGCACCCCGGCTGGAGGAGACCAAGTGGGAG GTGTGCCAGAAGTCGGGGGAGATCTCgttgctgaagcagcagctgaaggaggcACAGGCGGAGCTGGCGCAGCGGGGTgcggagctgctggggctgcgggcGCAGCTGCGGGAGGCGCGGGCCCAGCTGCAGGCGGGCGAGCGGCGGgcgcaggggctgcaggaggccGCCCGCCTGAAGGCGCTGGAGCTGGAGGTCTGCGCCAACGAACTGCAGCGCCGCAAGAGCGAGGCCGACCTCTTCCGCGCCAAAGCCGGCCGGCTCGAGCAGGAGGTGGCGGGGCTGCGGGAAGCTGCCCGCGGGCAATGCCCCCCACCCGGCGATGGCTTCCCCCCACCCGGCGAGGGATGCCCCCAACCCGACGAGGAGccccggggcggcgcggggctgcggcggcagcTGGAGCGGCTGCGGGCGGAGGTGGCCCTGGAGCGGCGGCGCGGGCAGGAGCAGCGGGACGCCTTTGAGCAGGAGCGTGGCACGTGGCAGGGCGAGAAGGAGCGGGTCATCCGCTACCAGAAGCAGCTGCAGTACAGCTACATCCAGATGTACCGCCGCAACCGGCGGCTCGAGCAACGGCTCCAGCATCTCCGGCTCCAGGGCGAGGACCCCCCGCCCGAGCCCTGCGACCCCCCTGGCCCCGACCCACCCTTCGAGGAGATCACGGCCACTGAGATCTGA